One Luoshenia tenuis genomic region harbors:
- a CDS encoding transglutaminase-like domain-containing protein translates to MRKEALRAGALLLTLALLLPVAGCQGGADGPVQSSAAVQSAGPSMPKRDAAPQVLVPEAPGTETLGNDKVWIDVSNRGEGYITVRYDGDNDKVKLQITCGEGETYTYNLQKDVPEVFPLTAGDGQYRIGVYENISGTKYSQVFSGEQAVALDSEFGPFLYPNQYVDFDEDSQAVAKGAQLAEGAADELEVVGRIYDFVVGEIRYDYDKADNPTSNYLPDIDETLQSRMGICFDYAALMTAMLRTQRIPTKLVIGYVGELYHAWISVYIEGQGWINNIIYFDGEKWTRMDPTMASTGGGAQEYVGDGKSYHELYYY, encoded by the coding sequence GTGCGCAAAGAGGCCTTGAGAGCCGGTGCGCTGTTGCTTACCCTTGCTTTATTATTGCCGGTAGCGGGCTGCCAGGGCGGGGCGGATGGCCCTGTGCAAAGCAGCGCTGCTGTACAAAGCGCGGGCCCAAGCATGCCCAAGCGGGATGCGGCGCCCCAGGTGTTGGTGCCCGAAGCGCCGGGAACGGAGACGCTGGGCAACGACAAGGTGTGGATCGACGTTTCCAACCGGGGTGAAGGCTATATCACCGTGCGCTATGATGGCGATAACGACAAGGTCAAGCTACAGATCACCTGTGGCGAGGGCGAAACCTACACGTATAATCTGCAAAAGGATGTACCGGAAGTATTCCCGCTGACAGCGGGAGACGGCCAGTACAGAATTGGCGTATATGAAAATATTTCGGGCACGAAGTATTCCCAGGTGTTCAGCGGGGAGCAGGCGGTTGCGCTGGACAGCGAATTCGGGCCGTTTTTATACCCTAACCAGTATGTAGATTTTGACGAAGACAGCCAAGCTGTGGCCAAGGGCGCGCAGCTGGCCGAAGGGGCGGCCGATGAGCTGGAAGTGGTAGGGCGGATATACGATTTTGTGGTGGGGGAGATTCGCTACGATTACGATAAGGCGGATAATCCCACCAGCAATTATCTGCCCGATATCGATGAGACCCTGCAAAGCCGGATGGGGATCTGCTTTGATTACGCGGCGCTGATGACGGCGATGTTGCGCACGCAGCGCATCCCCACCAAGCTGGTGATCGGTTACGTGGGCGAGCTGTACCACGCCTGGATCAGCGTGTATATCGAAGGGCAGGGGTGGATCAATAATATCATCTATTTTGACGGCGAGAAGTGGACCCGGATGGACCCGACCATGGCCTCCACGGGCGGGGGCGCGCAGGAGTATGTGGGAGATGGAAAATCCTACCACGAGCTGTATTACTATTAG
- a CDS encoding type II secretion system F family protein has protein sequence MAKKVRQLSNQEIAAFCEQLSFIVKAGITLQEGLVMMAEDLKGGEGAALLGQLLEHVELGQPLAYALRESGVFPDYMVNMVQIGEAAGRLEEVLDALTAYYQRSEALSRAIRSSITYPLVMIAVMVAVILVIIIEVLPVFQEVFAQLGGEVSTFVQGMMDFGATVSRYSAWIIGALVALVLAFLILRSFPKGRGALSALYAAIFRKTNDTLSSGRFASAMALMLSSGMDVDECLEMATDLIEDERVRRKIAAAREQVAAGEGFANAIVSAGLFSGLYGKMVTIGFQTGALDSVMHKIAARYEEETDRRLGALIAALEPTLVAILSIIVGMILLSVMLPLLGVMSAIG, from the coding sequence ATGGCAAAAAAAGTGCGCCAACTCTCAAACCAGGAGATTGCCGCGTTTTGTGAGCAATTATCATTTATCGTCAAGGCCGGGATCACCCTGCAAGAGGGCCTGGTGATGATGGCGGAGGACCTTAAAGGGGGCGAGGGCGCGGCGCTGCTGGGCCAGCTGCTAGAGCACGTGGAGCTGGGGCAGCCCTTGGCCTACGCCCTTAGGGAAAGCGGCGTTTTCCCCGATTATATGGTCAATATGGTACAGATCGGCGAGGCGGCGGGCCGGCTGGAAGAAGTGTTGGACGCCCTGACTGCATACTACCAACGCAGCGAGGCGCTTTCGCGCGCCATCCGCAGCTCCATAACCTACCCGCTGGTGATGATCGCGGTGATGGTGGCGGTGATCCTGGTGATCATCATCGAGGTATTGCCGGTGTTTCAGGAGGTGTTTGCCCAGCTGGGCGGGGAGGTCAGCACCTTTGTACAGGGTATGATGGACTTTGGCGCTACGGTCAGCCGCTATTCTGCTTGGATCATCGGCGCGCTGGTGGCTTTGGTGCTGGCTTTTTTGATCCTGCGCAGCTTCCCCAAAGGGCGTGGCGCCCTTTCCGCGCTGTATGCGGCGATTTTCCGCAAGACGAACGATACGCTTTCTTCCGGACGGTTTGCCTCCGCGATGGCGCTGATGCTCTCCAGCGGTATGGATGTGGACGAGTGCCTGGAGATGGCTACGGATCTGATCGAGGATGAGCGGGTGAGGCGCAAAATCGCCGCGGCGCGTGAGCAGGTGGCCGCGGGCGAGGGCTTTGCCAATGCGATCGTTTCAGCGGGGCTGTTTTCCGGCCTTTATGGAAAAATGGTGACCATCGGTTTCCAGACGGGGGCGCTGGACAGTGTGATGCACAAGATCGCCGCACGTTATGAGGAGGAGACCGACCGCAGGCTGGGGGCGCTGATCGCCGCACTGGAACCTACGCTGGTGGCCATCCTTTCGATCATCGTAGGGATGATCCTGCTCTCGGTCATGCTGCCGCTGCTGGGCGTTATGTCCGCGATCGGCTAA
- a CDS encoding DUF4860 domain-containing protein gives MERKRHVTDIVISLSLFCVFAVLALFVVVLGANVYKGISRDMQANTDARSSIIYLTEKVRQTGEPGQVEIGAVGGSPALILYQHEGGQAYATWIFVGEGQLREVTLEKGQQADAQDGQQIMALQALELHMAGGDLMQIAATGQDGQVYEGAVALVGGGIG, from the coding sequence ATGGAGCGTAAGCGGCATGTAACGGATATCGTGATTTCCCTTTCGCTTTTCTGCGTGTTCGCCGTCCTAGCGCTGTTCGTGGTGGTGTTGGGGGCGAATGTGTATAAGGGGATCTCGCGGGATATGCAGGCCAATACCGATGCGCGCAGCTCGATCATCTACCTGACGGAGAAGGTGCGCCAGACAGGCGAGCCGGGGCAGGTGGAGATCGGCGCGGTGGGCGGTTCGCCCGCGCTGATCCTATATCAGCACGAGGGCGGGCAGGCCTATGCCACCTGGATCTTTGTAGGCGAAGGGCAGCTGCGCGAGGTGACCCTGGAAAAAGGCCAGCAGGCTGATGCGCAGGATGGGCAGCAGATCATGGCGCTGCAGGCGTTGGAGCTGCACATGGCGGGGGGAGACCTGATGCAGATCGCCGCAACCGGGCAGGATGGACAAGTGTATGAAGGCGCCGTGGCCCTTGTGGGCGGCGGGATCGGGTGA
- a CDS encoding type IV pilus twitching motility protein PilT, translating to MQAEQILKAAAEKQASDIFIVAGVELSFKIKNQIQRMGEERMMPEDTERIILEIYSLGQRDPARMLKTGDDDFSFSLVGVSRFRVSVYRQRGSLAAVVRVIAFQLPDPKELGIPDIVLELGKRPKGLVLVTGPAGSGKSTTLACIIDAINHSRVCHVVTLEDPIEFLHRHDKSIISQREIDTDTESYQVALRAALRQAPDVILLGEMRDYETISVAMTAAETGHLVISTLHTMGAVNTIDRIIDAFPPNQQGQIRVQLSTALQAVVSQQLLMTKSGKVAPAFEIMLCNPAIRNMIREAKTHQIDTAIFSSAAEGMVGMDASLLKMCNEGIITPEDAVMHSASAELMRKKLRV from the coding sequence ATGCAAGCGGAACAGATCTTAAAAGCGGCGGCGGAAAAGCAGGCCTCGGATATCTTTATCGTGGCGGGCGTTGAGCTGTCCTTTAAAATAAAGAACCAGATCCAGCGCATGGGCGAGGAGCGGATGATGCCGGAGGATACGGAGCGCATTATCCTGGAGATCTATTCGCTGGGGCAGCGGGACCCGGCGCGGATGCTCAAGACCGGAGATGATGATTTTTCCTTCTCACTGGTCGGGGTTTCCCGCTTTAGGGTCAGCGTTTACCGCCAGCGCGGCTCGCTGGCCGCCGTGGTGCGGGTGATCGCCTTCCAACTGCCGGACCCCAAGGAGCTGGGCATCCCGGATATCGTGCTGGAGCTGGGCAAGCGCCCCAAGGGGCTGGTGCTGGTCACGGGCCCGGCGGGCAGCGGCAAGTCTACCACCCTGGCGTGTATTATCGATGCGATCAACCACAGCCGGGTATGCCACGTGGTAACGCTGGAGGACCCCATTGAGTTTTTGCACCGGCACGATAAAAGCATTATCAGCCAGCGGGAGATCGATACGGATACCGAAAGCTATCAGGTAGCCCTGCGGGCGGCGCTGCGCCAGGCGCCGGATGTGATCCTGCTGGGCGAGATGCGGGATTATGAGACTATCAGCGTGGCGATGACGGCGGCGGAGACCGGGCATTTGGTAATTTCGACCCTGCACACCATGGGCGCGGTCAACACCATCGACAGGATTATCGACGCCTTTCCGCCCAACCAACAAGGGCAGATTCGCGTGCAGCTTTCTACCGCGCTGCAGGCCGTGGTTTCCCAGCAGCTGCTGATGACCAAGAGCGGCAAGGTGGCCCCGGCCTTTGAGATCATGCTGTGCAATCCGGCTATCCGCAATATGATCCGCGAGGCCAAGACGCACCAGATCGATACGGCGATCTTCTCTTCAGCAGCTGAGGGCATGGTCGGGATGGATGCCAGCTTGCTCAAAATGTGTAATGAGGGGATTATTACCCCGGAGGATGCTGTTATGCACAGCGCGTCCGCCGAGCTGATGCGAAAGAAATTGAGGGTTTAA
- a CDS encoding BTAD domain-containing putative transcriptional regulator has protein sequence MTQEAVLQVQMLGGFQVSYGQTEVVARNSRNSKVLQLFAYLVCNRDKMIRQDELIGILLRDEESENPVGMLKNLVYRLRKTLEAAGVTRACIQYKKGAYGFCAAVPCTVDIERFSQRIQNLRENPLPDDEALAQYLEAAELYDGGFLPRFSREPWVVGYSVRYQGMYGECLERACALANHTGEQERLLPYLRKAVKLYPYEETLAVLYLDTLYRAKRVKEALEAYEAICATLLNDLGIGPTERLRQQFDIISSGVQEVTPSVMEVRSRMAEAEREPGAYFCNLEVFTSLYRFVLRHMERSTHSVYLMLCTLKEEDGEALPTGERMRKVSESFRAAVKESLRRGDTYTRYSSSQFVLMLMEIKQEDCDGVAQRIRHRFHRFPKMGRVQLDFKCISAADMDEMMERRENQALASW, from the coding sequence ATGACACAAGAGGCGGTGCTTCAGGTCCAAATGCTGGGAGGGTTCCAGGTCTCCTACGGCCAAACTGAGGTGGTGGCCCGCAACAGCCGCAACAGCAAGGTGCTGCAGCTGTTTGCCTACCTGGTTTGCAACCGGGACAAGATGATCCGCCAGGATGAGTTGATCGGCATTTTGCTGCGGGATGAGGAAAGCGAAAATCCCGTAGGGATGCTTAAGAACCTGGTCTACCGCCTGCGCAAGACCCTGGAGGCCGCGGGCGTTACCCGTGCATGCATCCAGTATAAAAAGGGCGCGTACGGCTTTTGCGCTGCGGTGCCTTGTACGGTCGATATAGAGCGCTTTTCCCAGCGTATCCAGAATTTGCGGGAGAATCCGCTGCCGGACGATGAGGCGCTGGCGCAATATCTTGAGGCGGCCGAGCTTTACGATGGCGGCTTTTTGCCGCGCTTTTCGCGTGAACCGTGGGTGGTCGGCTACTCGGTGCGCTACCAAGGGATGTATGGGGAGTGCCTGGAGCGCGCCTGCGCGCTGGCCAACCACACCGGCGAGCAGGAAAGGCTTTTGCCATACCTGCGCAAGGCCGTAAAGCTATATCCCTATGAAGAAACGCTGGCCGTGCTGTATTTGGATACGCTTTACCGGGCCAAGCGGGTAAAAGAGGCGCTGGAGGCGTACGAGGCGATTTGCGCCACACTGCTTAACGATCTGGGCATCGGCCCTACAGAGCGGCTGCGCCAGCAGTTTGATATTATCTCTAGCGGGGTGCAGGAGGTAACGCCATCGGTCATGGAGGTCCGCAGCCGGATGGCGGAGGCAGAGCGGGAGCCGGGCGCCTATTTTTGCAACCTGGAGGTTTTTACCAGCTTATACCGCTTTGTGCTGCGGCATATGGAGCGCAGCACACATTCTGTCTATTTGATGCTGTGCACCCTGAAGGAGGAAGATGGAGAGGCGCTGCCTACCGGGGAACGGATGCGAAAGGTGAGCGAGAGTTTCCGTGCTGCAGTTAAGGAATCGCTGCGGCGGGGGGATACGTACACGCGCTACAGCTCCTCCCAATTCGTGCTGATGCTGATGGAGATCAAGCAGGAGGATTGCGACGGCGTTGCCCAGCGGATTCGGCACAGGTTTCACCGGTTTCCCAAAATGGGCCGGGTTCAGCTGGATTTTAAGTGCATCTCCGCCGCGGATATGGATGAAATGATGGAACGGCGCGAAAATCAGGCGCTTGCGAGTTGGTAA